In Ammospiza nelsoni isolate bAmmNel1 chromosome 30, bAmmNel1.pri, whole genome shotgun sequence, a single window of DNA contains:
- the HR gene encoding LOW QUALITY PROTEIN: lysine-specific demethylase hairless (The sequence of the model RefSeq protein was modified relative to this genomic sequence to represent the inferred CDS: deleted 2 bases in 2 codons): MELGAESRVPATARKHRRASVSPQGSTASDARMGESPARWRRAAEAAQDSRGMESSAMLLSRSAGAELGLPAYPEPGKLSYTLEKGWRSSEGRLGAGAHLGCPFPRGAEDGAELPPLLLPRNGQPKGGWGEPCKEPRWAEAVLAPLALYSHSYHRYHPLAVPGKARDAAGEPPASFQHCPFLVEAKHSPFLLSSLLPGAPQAEPAFEGPGPVGNGRFAGPEWSLGSYGPAWGQPLYLGVPPRCKAAPPPFDGCSSSGNKEFYAKKGAGFHASSKNHAAPPLLGRSQAGPERAGQGEPELPGAPWGDGRAGGSSAVPPPHPRTPPPGSSRPLLLPQPGPWVGSRPHGAEFSVDAGPGRPSEPRDAPKEPNPSAVLADGRYPAALAKPEPPSGCLCPTPGCHGCPGVPFEPTSGRFPCPPSNHTKLKKTWLTRHSEQSLPRSKAPRWDGGPEPPGEGKRSAKRPHGPTEGPRTASEGAAAAKRGSKTTGDSEERRMELREEEPPSRRCLQSLPCTALPPSIPRCWACAPRARRDPQREEEEEEEEEEEEERPESSCRLLHFRRFTLGDNGELSVDGLCSLGDSQGDVADPDGGVRNVGSSVCLAKHLLGVLGDAFCAAVRRDRDAWPGGPEGVTRWRRGEGAPRLCDRCQRGFFNSHWSCARCGFQLCPECHRGSREESGAEEPALPPECTPGRDHRVSSLVPTQFVPTCVLTRLWELLHEVRAKLGIESRCRCAEGAAEQGPAEPPGRQEPPVPAVPARSGRGPAEPARPVKEESAEEGAPPPGRGGPVQSATLCDLLASTAVKLCLGHDGVRMAFAPVAPALPSDNRLTSILDSIIARVVERKLQERRAGPELSPPGPPEPPGSHSVLGPGGLLWLHRPGPGGGYGTFQEHWRHGQPVLVSGLQKRLQPRLWAPESFQPAGQEEEEEEEEEVKAVNLRARGSRVRMSRRRFWDGFAASTGEAEREQGSGDLLKLERGFGDTELSRCAPSGAEPGHQTPDGGSGRFRQRPGTRGARSAGAARARRAGRAGGAAAGAARGGRGARCPVAHLPRRGCPADPGLPAQGGPGAGPGGGGAPRDLPGAPRVPPGAPRAVPGPHPAAAAAGRVRGLRLEPPAAARGRRAGPRRGSPPGAEPERHHQRGAAIPVPGERRAPPQPRHRDPAEPPRPAGRDDPRGRAGCAGGAAGLPVRARSDRRAPGALGTAGTPPGASGMAGTPGAPGTTGTSPGASGMDVTPGASGMAGTPGASGTTGTSPGASGMDVTPGASGMSTAGTPGASGTTGTPGAPGTTMAWTPGASGTVTAMAGTPGASGTTGSPAALGMAGTPGTLGTTGSPGAPGMAGTPGASGTVTAIVGNNRDAGSIGHGRGWNTGSLGNNRGRQPRARSQPRPGHREAGHGHSRDTGSFLLGALLPELPGDLGAGGIKRPERARAAGSTSRTSVCPFVPLLRCHRGQGALVAPAAPAWALSRGAVPARRSPGAVSARRMRGAGGGGGSRSPPATPGAAAAPPELQRGPPGSTGPPRAHRDPPTPAAPSRSPPVLPASSRCRSQPPVPPFPQPPDSSCIPPILGAAPEPCCAPRASLGPPKTVPALQSPRSLLQPP; the protein is encoded by the exons atggagctgggggcTGAAAGCAGAGTTCCAGCAACCGCCCGCAAGCATcgccgtgcctcagtttccccgcaGGG CAGCACGGCCAGCGACGCGAGGATGGGGGAGAGCCCGGCGCGCTGGAGAAGAGCGGCGGAGGCAGCGCAGGACTCGCGGGGGATGGAGAGCAGCGCCATGCTTCTGTCCCGGAGCGCCGGGGCCGAGCTGGGCCTCCCGGCCTACCCAGAGCCCGGCAAGCTGAGCTACACCCTGGAGAAAGGCTGGAGGAGCTCCGAGGGGCGTTTGGGAGCCGGTGCCCACCTGGGCTGCCCCTTCCCCCGGGGCGCCGAGGACGGAGCGGAGCTGCCCCCGCTGCTGCTCCCGCGGAACGGGCAGCCCaaggggggctggggggagccCTGCAAGGAGCCGCGCTGGGCCGAGGCCGTGCTGGCCCCGCTGGCGCTCTACAGCCACTCGTACCACCGCTACCaccccctggcagtgcccggCAAAGCCCGCGATGCGGCCGGAGAGCCCCCGGCCTCCTTCCAGCACTGCCCTTTCCTCGTCGAGGCCAAGCACAGCCCCTTCCTGCTGTCCTCGCTGCTGCCCGGCGCGCCCCAGGCCGAGCCCGCGTTCGAGGGGCCGGGCCCGGTGGGGAACGGGCGCTTCGCCGGCCCGGAGTGGAGTTTGGGCTCCTACGGGCCCGCCTGGGGCCAGCCCCTCTACCTGGGGGTCCCGCCGAGGTGCAAAGCGGCTCCGCCCCCCTTCGAcggctgctccagctcagggaACAAG GAGTTTTACGCCAAGAAAGGCGCCGGGTTCCACGCCTCGAGCAAGAACCACGCGGCGCCGCcgctgctgggcaggagccaagcggggccggagcgggcCGGGCAGGGGGAGCCGGAGCTGCCGGGAGCCCCGTGGGGGGAtggccgggccgggggcagcTCGGCggtgccccctccccatccccgcACGCCTCCCCCGGGCTCCAGCCGCCCCCTGCTCCTCCCGCAGCCCGGCCCCTGGGTGGGCTCACGGCCGCACGGCGCTGAGTTTTCCGTGGACGCGGGGCCGGGACGACCCTCAGAGCCCAGAGATGCCCCCAAAGAGCCAAATCCCTCGGCGGTGCTGGCGGACGGGCGCTACCCAGCGGCTCTGGCCAAACCTGAACCCCCCTCGGGCTGTCTGTGCCCCACCCCGGGCTGCCACGGGTGCCCGGGGGTGCCCTTCGAGCCCACCTCGGGGCGCTTTCCGTGCCCACCCAGCAACCACACCAAGCTGAAGAAGACGTGGCTGACGCGGCACTCGGAGCAGTCGCTGCCCCGCTCCAAAGCCCCGCGGTGGGACGGGGGTCCCGAGCCCCCCGGCGAGGGAAAGCGCTCGGCCAAACGCCCCCATGGCCCCACCGAGGGTCCCCGCACCGCCAGCGAGGGCGCGGCGGCGGCCAAAAGGGGCTCCAAGACCACGGGGGACAGCGAGgagaggaggatggagctgcGGGAGGAAG agccGCCGAGCCGCCGGTgcctgcagagcctgccctgcACGGCGCTGCCCCCCAGCATCCCCCGCTGCTGGGCCTGCGCCCCCCGCGCCCGCAGGGACCCCCAgcgtgaggaggaggaggaggaggaggaggaggaggaggaagagcgcCCcgagagcagctgcaggctgctgcactTCCGCAG GTTCACCCTTGGGGACAACGGCGAGCTGAGCGTCGATGgcctctgcagcctgggggacagccagggggacGTGGCCGACCCCGATGGGGGTGTCAGGAATGTGGGGAGCAGCGTCTGCCTGGCCAAGCACCtgctgggggtcctgggggacGCGTTCTGTGCCGCCGTCCGCAGGGACAGGGACGCGTGGCCGGGAGGGCCCGAGG GGGTGACGCGCTGGAGGCGGGGCGAAGGAGCCCCCCGGCTCTGTGACCGCTGCCAGCGCGGCTTCTTCAACTCGCACTGGAGCTGCGCCAGATGTGGCTTCCAGCTGTGCCCCGAGTGCCACCGCGGCTCGCGGGAGGAGAGCGGCGCTG AGGAGCCGGCGCTGCCACCCGAGTGCACCCCCGGGCGGGACCACCGCGTGTCATCGCTGGTCCCCACGCAGTTCGTCCCCACCTGTG TCCTGACCCGGCTCTGGGAGCTCCTCCACGAGGTCCGGGCCAAGTTGGGCATCGAGTCCCGCTGTCGGTGCGCGGAGGGGGCGGCGGAGCAGGGCCCGGCGGAGCCCCCGGGCAGGCAG GAGCCGCCGGTGCCCGCCGTGCCCGCCCGcagcggccgcggccccgccgagcCCGCCCGGCCCGTCAAGGAAG AGAGCGCCGAGGAGGGGGCGCCGCCCCCGGGGCGGGGGGGGCCCGTGCAGAGCGCGACCCTGTGCGACCTGCTGGCGTCCACGGCCGTGAAGCTGTGCCTGGGGCACGACGGCGTGCGCATGGCGTTCGCTCCCGTGGCACCGGCGCTGCCCAGC GACAACCGC CTGACGAGCATCCTGGACAGCATCATCGCCCGCGTGGTGGAGAGGAAGCTCCAGGAGCGGCGGGCGGGGCCCGAGCTGAGCCCCCCCGgccccccggagccccccggcTCCCACAGCGTGCTGGGCCCCGGcgggctgctctggctgcaccggcccggccccggcggcggctACGGAACCTTCCAGGAGCACTGGAGGCACGGCCAG CCCGTGCTGGTGTCAGGGCTGCAGAAGCGGCTGCAACCTCGGCTCTGGGCGCCCGAATCCTTCCAGCCCgcggggcaggaggaggaggaggaggaggaggaggaggtgaaggCCGTGAACCTGCGGGCC CGCGGGAGCCGGGTCCGGATGAGCCGCCGGAGGTTTTGGGATGGATTTGCCGCCAGCACAGGTGAGG CCGAGCGGGAGCAGGGCAGCGGGGACCTGCTGAAGCTGGAGCGTGGCTTTGGGGACACGGAGCTGAGCCG ctgtgccccctcaGGAGCAGAACCTGGGCACCAAACCCCTGACGGTGGAAGCGGCCGATTCCGTCAGCGTCCTGGCACACGCGGTGCCCGCAGCGCGGG AGCCGCTCGTGCCCGCCGAGCTGGCCGAGCTGGAGGCGCCGCTGCGGGAGCGGCTCGGGGCGGGCGCGGTGCCCGGTGCCCTGTGGCACATCTTCCGCGCCGAGGATGCCCCGCGGATCCGGGACTTCCTGCGCAAG GTGGCCCAGGAGCCGGGCCAGGAGGCGGTGGAGCCCCCCGGGACCTCCCTGGAGCCCCCCGGGTTCCGCCTGGAGCCCCCCGGGCTGTACCTGGACCCCACCctgcggcggcggctgcgggacGAGTGCGGGGTTTGCGGCTGgagcctcctgcagctgcccgGGGACGCCGTGCTGGTCCCCGCCGGGGCTCCCCACCAG GTGCGGAGCCTGAGCGGCACCATCAGCGTGGAGCAGCGATTCCTGTCCCCGGAGAGCGCCGTGCGCCTCCACAGCCTCGGCACCGGGACCCCGCGGAGCCTCCGCGCCCAG ctggaCGGGATGATCCTCGCGGCCGTGCGGGATGCGCTGGGGGTGCTGCGGGGCTGCCAGTGAGGGCACGGAGCGACCGGAGGGCACCGGGAGCATTGGGCACGGCCGGGACACCTCCGGGAGCCTCGGGCATGGCTGGGACACCGGGAGCCCCAGGAACAACCGGGACATCTCCGGGAGCCTCGGGAATGGACGTGACACCGGGAGCCTCGGGCATGGCTGGGACACCGGGAGCCTCGGGAACAACCGGGACATCTCCGGGAGCCTCGGGAATGGACGTGACACCGGGAGCCTCAGGcatgagcacagctgggacaccgGGAGCCTCGGGAACCACCGGGACACCGGGAGCCCCGGGCACAACCATGGCCTGGACACCGGGAGCCTCAGGAACAGTCACAGCCATGGCCGGGACACCGGGAGCCTCGGGAACAACCGGGTCACCGGCAGCCTTGGGCATGGCTGGGACACCGGGAACATTGGGAACAACCGGGTCACCGGGAGCCCCGGGCATGGCCGGGACACCGGGAGCCTCGGGCACGGTCACAGCCATTGTCGGGAACAACCGGGACGCCGGGAGCATCGGGCATGGCCGTGGATGGAACACCGGGAGCCTCGGGAACAACCGGGGCCGGCAGCCTCGGGCACGGTCACAGCCACGGCCTGGACACCGGGAGGCCGGGCACGGTCACAGCCGGGATACCGGGAGCTTTCTGCTCGGTGCtttgctcccagagctgcccgGGGATCTCGGGGCAGGAGGAATAAAGCGTCCGGAGCGTGCCAGGGCcgctggcagcaccagcaggaccTCGGTGTGTCCCTTTGTGCCCCTCCTGCGGTGCCATCGCGGGCAGGGGGCTCTGGTGGCACCAGCAGCGCCCGCCTGG GCGCTGAGCAGGGGGGCGGTGCCGGCGCGGCGGAGCCCCGGCGCGGTGAGTGCGCGGCGCATGCGCGGTGCGGGGGGGGGCGGAGGGTCCCGGAGCCCGCCCGCGACccccggagccgccgctgccCCCCCCGAGCTCCAGCGCGGCCCCCCCGGCTCAACGGGGCCCCCCCGGGCTCACCGCGACCCCCCGACCCCCGCCGCACCCTCCCGCAGCCCCCCCGTCCTTCCCGCATCCTCCCGATGCCGCTCGCAGCCCCCCGTCCCCCCCTTCCCGCAGCCCCCCGACTCTTCCTGCATCCCACCCATCCTTGGGGCAGCCCCCGAGCCTTGCTGCGCCCCCCGAGCCTCGctgggaccccccaaaaccgTGCCCGCATTGCAGAGCCCCAGATCTTTATTGCAGCCTCCTTAG